gaaattgattttttaggACTTTGACTTGGTCGTTTTGGAGAGCTTTCAAAAATGAGTTGGCATACCACCTGCCACATTAGTTTCTACCCAACCCTATTTATTATAGTACTCTTTTTACTTACTATCACACTTCAACATCACAGCATGCATTTATTAATTCggataattaataaatactagAACTTTCAggaacatttatatataaattaattaattatgccattaataaattaattaattaattaggcAGAATGAAAATTTCATGTTACCGCAATTACTGCACTgacaaccaatcaaaacttcaATTTTCCATGACGTTCTCAATATTTTAGTTTgcaaaatatttactaaaataaacatgttgaaaaatctatagagaaaatagggatattaaaattgaagaaaatagtcactaaaatttataaataattttgaatctaCTCCAAccttgatataaaaatttaatcttgGAATTAAATGTAACAGTTTTCaccattaaatattaataataataataataattattattattattattattattattattattattattattattaaaacagACATATCAACTAAATCAGAAATCAATGTCAGAGTAATGAAGCTCAACATCTATGTGTTTAGCTATTTAAAGCaaaccataaaaaataaatagccACGTGTATTATGTATATTAAGTATGTTTTATCTCTCATTAAGAATTAAaatcagatttttttttctaaacttatggattaaaataaataaaaaagtatgaaGATTAATTAAAGGTCAcaattttaaagaaagaaaaaaattgcctAAAATTTGTCGCTAACTGAATATGTGAAAGGGAATGACTAGCTACCTAGTATTGGTTGTTTAcgattaaatataattactaaataatatatttaaaaaattggtaagaaaaaataataacccTCCATTGAGTAGTTAGATTgcattaaaacaaattttaattttaatttttttttataaacatgcTTATCAATAACTCACTTAGacataatatttaatactaatataaatattttattattagaatgAAGTtgtcaaatgtttttttttttcctaaaaactgAGTTCTCAAAAGCTAATTTTCTTGACATAAATAGTAGCTATCTCGACTTGTTTCGTTACCAGGTAATGTTTGAAAATATTCGTAGATATTTTGTGAATACTTTTAATTTCACGTGAActtgtttaaaaaatagttttaaaataaaaattcaaataaaatatatctgaaaatatattttaaataaaattagattataaaatattattattatctttttacaccataaaaataaatttaaataaggttaatatattttaaaaaatagctttataaatctaaataaaaaatatacacatataaattaaattatatgtaattttaaaatttttaatactttttcattaaaatttgatttttatcactttttctaaaaaaaaataacgaaccACAAATTGTAAATATCTATAAATTGAATAtcataataattgtttttttttttctttgagatGTGGCGTTGACGTaccacaaattttaaaataaaaactaaatgtgtaccaaattaatataaactaaatataattttcttaaaaatattatatcacaGCCACTTTGAAGGAAGCATCTTTATAGATAAGgttctttttataataaaacaaattaaaagactagagatatttttaataatattattccaACTTATAAAGctagaagaaatataaaataaagaaagtgacccttaattaagttttgttttccaaaaactgattttgaaaagTCTAAAGTTCTCTAGAAAAGGATTGACAGGTCAATTATGGGGTcaatattaattgattaaagaaaaaaaagtcacaATCTACTAAAACTATATCAACACACTTCAAGTCTCTCTTGTGAATTTATTCAATccaacacttttttttcttctttttaaccCATGAAATCTAAGTAAGTCCAAGTTGTTTTACTTTTGCAAGTGTGGAAAGTGAAAATTTCTtaccagaaaaagaaagatttataatttaataggATTTGTTTACCAAAActtagaaaatttaatttaagacaTTCTTCAGTGTAATTCTTTTACATCATGAAAGCGTAAAACAGTGAATTACTAAAAAGCATAAAACGACAAtaccatttatatttatagagatAATCGAATtgtgtaaaagaaaatatataaatttttgaatattCAATTATTATGAATATTAAGTAGGGTCACAAAAATAGATCATTCAATTCATTTTGACTCAACTTCACATTGATTTGTTAAAATTGGATTGGTTTAGGATATTCTAAGTCATTTTAAGAGTTAGAATTATCGATTTAGTTTGTTAATGGATGGATTAACGAATTGGCAgccactttttttaatttttaattttttaaatttatttaaaaatatatttaatcatgtaAATACTTTTAACTATATTTAATCgtgtaaatatttaatatttttaattaaattaataaaaataattgttatatttatatattaaactttttattataatttttaattaaaatttagtttataaataataataatttaaattacaatgttatcatatattttcatcaataatacaatatatattttgttaacatttttttattacttttaattttaatttttaatttagaaaaatacgAGACATCATATTAGTTGAAGCGGAGAAAAACAGATTAGAAAGTTTAAAActtgattaaaaatttaatatatttttagtcctataatttttataaaataattcacattagatttgtaatttttgtttggcttaacttaattttttaattttataaagtttttttgttatattaatattaaatttttattaaaattaatatatcaaatcattttacctaaaaatttaaatatttaaactaaattttattttgtaaatgaaataatttggtatataaattataaaaaaatgtaatgtcaattaaaaaaatagacttaattaaaattaaagtaaattaaatcaaataaaaataaaatatctaatcgAATTTTTCGTACAAATTAgagaaccaaaataaaattttaaacttaaaacttTAACTCGACGGgtaaaatataactaattttatcactcttaatattataatattatagtgtattgaatttgataaattaaagaTATTGTGATTTCAAAATGCGAACTAATTACTCAcagcaaagttttcaaaatcatattattgaaaatatttattaatatgaaaaacaatttatttcaaaatttaaagatttaaatcattaaattttacttagaAAATTCGGAACCTTCCGAATACATCACTATTAAACCTAAATTGATGACCATAATAGTCTACAGATTTGTAGGTAtagcattttttttcatattgccTCATTGATGAATTTCAATCACATAAAAGAGATTGTGATATACTATTTTAGTGACTCAAACCTAATACAGATAAGAACTCATTAATCTtacaataaaagtaaaaaataataattcaaatttaagattatttaaatttttattcagaaaaaaaaaatgttaattagttTTGAACTTGACATTAAATGAGCTATGCAATTTTAGGTTCAAAAGCTGCGCGTTCCAGCCCATACCAGGCagcaaattaagaaaaaataaataaaaaagtgaattaattataaacattGCATTAAATGAGCAATGTCATTTTCGGGTTTTAAAGTTGTGCATAAAAGACAACACTGGAAAATTTAAAAGtgattataaaattaagaaagttgTGTTTGATAAAGAGTAACATCGAAAGGAACAaagatcttggtacatcttaggaTTTGTGTAATTAGAGAGTGTTTTGTTTCAGCTGTTCAAGTTTATTCTTACTCTTTCTCGgatatatttattcttattcGCTCCTAAATACTATACTCTTTTTAGTAAGTTCATTAGGTTTGTCTCGTGTTGAATAAATTGAATTATGGTTTATTAAATATgttgaaattttcaaataagCTAATCTATAACAtatgagtaaatataaatattgttttataaattgttttagtaagtaaataaataattagcaCAGCTGAAAGAGAGGAAATAGTAGTAAAAGAACCcaaacatattttcaaaagaGCATTGCAACCATATTTTGTACCTGGTGGACCCCATTGATTCTTAAaatcacaacattgttgttgcgtGTTTTATTACAAGCTGAGTTTGCTACACTGTTGTACATGGTGGTTGTGGGTGGAGTATAGCTGCAAGGTGGTTCACCTAAGTCCAAAGGATTTTTCGTCTACAGATTCAAAATTCTTCCAAAAATTTGCAATTTATGAGAATACTTTGAGCGTAAAAGTGAGTTAAgctaaaattgaattttaattcagTTTTTCGTGAGAGTAAGCAATTTATGAATCGGTTTGACCCATATAGTCAGATAGTTTGGTTCACTTTTTTCCTTtcgatatttattttatatatttatcgtTCTAACAGTACAATAGgaatttatcaattttcatcaaatattagataatagttaaaaattaaagtatcaatttacataatttaacaaataaattatttaaaaaaattatttaaatattattaaataacattataatttttaaaaaaactcaaatcGTCAACATACATGActagaattttaattataataaaacttaccatagagaaataataaataattattgtttgtgGATTATGGGTGACTCAAATTTGTTTAACTTGTAAATTATTGTTGTTCcttaactaatttatatattataaactctTCTTATCTCTAGTTCATATGAAATCTCCAACACATTATTCACGTCAAGACAAAAACATATCGAACATGAAACTAGATATTAATAGCTTGTTCAATAGTAgttcaacaaacaacaaatctttTGATAGCATGtgacaatatattaaaaataaactttaagtctatttcaatctcacaaaattattttataaaataaaatttatactcaTTTATATACTTTAAACTCATCTTATATGTAATCATATGTAATGGATGTAATATCTTAAAAGAACacgaattaaaatatattccaGATAGTTTTTGGTTGCCCAATATACACTGTTCTGAATTAAATATTTCGTAACGTAGTTTCAAATTACTTATGAGATATTGCAAGCTGAACAAGTTGGTCAGTTTTTACATTATGGGTGCGAAAAAAGATTGTAGGAGTACAAGAAGAAAAACCATCTATTTTGTCCCATGTTTGTTACCAACACTTGGGCTTTCTTAAGTTACAGGTGCCTTTCACAGTCACCATCTTTTGATAGAACATATAATTTCCGTTCAGTTAGCAACCTCAGCTGCACacttacttttaaatttaaatcaattttgaaagaaatagacactttattgaataataatattttaacttatctttttatccacttttaaatcactatttcaatcatcattaaatcatttattttaattttttttagtgttgtgATATAATGAtctaataataaacaaaatggtgaattaaaaatggataaaaaaatggattaaaacgTTATTATTCCACTTTATTAACTAGGAATATCcgtaatttttgtttgtttgcatCGGtatacttttctatttttatacatatttaatgttttcaaaataagtttttagacttatttaatgttttcaaaaaccagtagaaaaagagaaaaacaaccCAAAGGCACATCCTGAAAACCTAGAGTAGAAAAGTGGAAAAGGGATATTTAAAGGAGGAGTTAAAGGAAGAATCTATTCAATCCCCTGAAAACAAACTCTTTTTCCAACCATCTTGGGTTAAAAACTAAGAATCTGGTGTTTATGGAGGAAAAGTATTGCATCAATCTCAGgaatattacaaattattttttgctAATCAAGTTACCCTCACTGAATTACATACATAATAAACGCCTCaaccacttttttttcttctacatttgGAATGCATGCTTAGACTTCATATCATGttctcttcattttttattcGCCTTCAGCTCTTCTTCTTTCTGCTATTTTCCCTTGGTATGTATACTAGTTATCAATTATTagtaagtctcacattgactataaataaaaaagtaggacattatataaaaataaagacccaCATATATCCATTGTCttaaaaattttggattgagagtgatgttaatattttatgtggTTAAGCTCAGGTttcattggtgtttgttctcTCCGGTAAAACTTTCTCTATAAATTATAATCACTCCTATGATGACTTTGAGTTATAATCTATCTAACCAAACACATATTCATGCACTAAGCAAAGTTTCACAATCTGATACGATGCAGTTTTGGGAGATAAAGCATTTACAGGAACATATGGTGTAAACTATGGTAGAATAGCAGACAACCTACCTCCCCCAGAAAGTGTGGTCACCTTACTCAAAGCAGCAAAAATCAAGAACATAAGAATATACGATGCTGATCATCATGTTCTTCGCGCATTCAAAGGTTCCGGCATTGAAATCGTGGTTGGACTCGGCAACGAATTTCTCACGGAAATGAGTGTGGGAGAGGACAGAGCCATGAGTTGGGTCAAAGAAAACGTTCAGCAATTTCTTCCAGGAACCAAAATCCGTGGAATCGCAGTGGGAAACGAGATCTTAGGAGGCACAGATATTCAACTCTGGGAAGTTCTTCTACCTGCAGCAAAGAATGTTTACAATGCCCTAAGTAAGCTTGGTCTGGAAAAAAATGTTCAAGTTTCAAGCCCACATTCTGAGGCTGTTTTCGCTAACTCTTTTCCTCCATCGTCATGCACTTTCAAGGAAGATGTTGTTCCGTATATGAAGCCTCTGTTGCAGTTTTTCTCGCAGATCGGAACTCCATTTTTCATAAATGCTTATCCCTTTCTTGCCTATAAGAACGATCCGGAACACATTGATCTTAACTATGCTCTCATGGAGAAAAGTGATGGGATTTATGATGCAAAGACTAAACTGCATTATGGGAACATGTTTGAGGCTCAGGTTGTTGggttttatatttcttcctatGTTTTGGTTAGGTTATAGTCATGGTTATTGAAAGACTGTGGTTCTATAtagttatatgacattagtatTAACTCTGATACTAATTATAGTTATGATCATCGAGATATTGTGGTTCTAAAtgattatatgacattagtctaaCACATATAATGCTTTtaacaccacttttacaccaaatcTTTTAAGATAAtggtgttatgggtctttatttttatatatggtttaattttgtctattctatccaatgtgagactttgacTCATACTTAGACTATTTCCAACACAGGTTGATGCGGCTTATGCAGCGTTGGAGAAGGTTGGGTTTGGGAAGATGGAAGTGATTGTTTCTGAGACTGGTTGGGCTTCGAAGGGGGATGAGAATGAAGCTGGAGCAACGGTGAAGAATGCGAGAACCTACAATCTTAATCTGCGTAAGAGGTTGCTGAAGAAGAAAGGAACCCCTTATAGGCCCAAAAAGGTGGTGAGGGCTTATATCTTTGCTTTGTTTAATGAAAATTCGAAACCTGGTCCAACGTCAGAGAGAAACTTTGGATTGTTTAAGGCTGATGGAAGCATTGCTTATGATATTGGCTTCACTGGACTTGTACCATCTTCGTCAGCTTCATCATTACTTTCCTTCAAGGTATGAACAccaatttagaatttttttattgtgtttttctgtatagatattttaaagtttaggatttaagatttagaaaatggtcaaaatattttattatgtcttcaaaatatattcatcAAAACTTACAccatatcaatattttaaaaatattaatataagtgtatattaaaaacataacagAAAACGACACCTAAAATTgattaaagaatttaaattgGTATCAACACCttcagattttatatatatatatatatatatatatatatatatatatattatttgatatcacttttattcaaaaaatttaaataataatattatgaatctttatttttatgtagtgtttaactttatttattttatcaaatgtaaaacttttcGACTAACATTTGAATCGTTTCcaacaaaaattaacttaatatgattaatagtttttctattttaaaattctgaattaaaaataattagaatctCCTGAGATAAAAGATAcgaaacataatatatatatatatatatatatatatatatatatatatatattaattatgttattgtGGTTTCAAAGTTTCTAAAATAATGATTCTTTGCAGGGTATTGGAACCTGGTTTGTGCTGGCTTTCACAAGTTTGGTTGCTTTCTTTTTATAGCATTGTAATTAATTATGGGATTAAGCGACCTGCTAATTATGTGATTCTTGGATTCTTGAACAGTTTTCTGTATTTCAAGTTGTGAATTTTCATAGTGAAAATGTGACTTATCAATGTATAAATGATTGACTTGTTATTCATTAATACCATAAGCTTTATTAGGGATTTAATCTTCTGTGTTGTTGTTGACCTGctgttttttcaatatattttttttaatatgttatccTAAATAATCAAGTTTGTTTGTTTCTAATTTCTCACAATAAAATTAAGCTGGTaaggtaaagaaaaaaaatcagcaaaagtttattttttaatcttttatttattttgtataaacaTTTAATAACTCTCttaatttagaaatgaaaaactATTATTTCCTTATTGTTTTTCAAAACTTAACTCCAAAACACACTTTGCATGTGTCATCACCAAAGCATTTTGTGGATCACTTTGAAGCTTTTAggaaatgtttatatatatatatatatatatatatatatatatatatatatatatatatatatatatatatatatatatatatgcatgtcaCTGTCACtaaaaatgttttaacaaactaattaattatCACATAATACCTGTATCTTCCCCCtcaacaaataatttatatatggaTTTGGTA
This region of Vigna unguiculata cultivar IT97K-499-35 chromosome 5, ASM411807v1, whole genome shotgun sequence genomic DNA includes:
- the LOC114186049 gene encoding glucan endo-1,3-beta-glucosidase 14-like; its protein translation is MLRLHIMFSSFFIRLQLFFFLLFSLVLGDKAFTGTYGVNYGRIADNLPPPESVVTLLKAAKIKNIRIYDADHHVLRAFKGSGIEIVVGLGNEFLTEMSVGEDRAMSWVKENVQQFLPGTKIRGIAVGNEILGGTDIQLWEVLLPAAKNVYNALSKLGLEKNVQVSSPHSEAVFANSFPPSSCTFKEDVVPYMKPLLQFFSQIGTPFFINAYPFLAYKNDPEHIDLNYALMEKSDGIYDAKTKLHYGNMFEAQVDAAYAALEKVGFGKMEVIVSETGWASKGDENEAGATVKNARTYNLNLRKRLLKKKGTPYRPKKVVRAYIFALFNENSKPGPTSERNFGLFKADGSIAYDIGFTGLVPSSSASSLLSFKGIGTWFVLAFTSLVAFFL